The Hymenobacter sp. GOD-10R genome includes a window with the following:
- the lepA gene encoding translation elongation factor 4, translating to MKNIRNFCIIAHIDHGKSTLADRLLEFTSTVAKRDMQAQLLDNMDLERERGITIKSHAIQMQYQYKGEQYTLNLIDTPGHVDFSYEVSRSIAACEGALLIVDSSQGIEAQTISNLYLAIGSDLTIIPVLNKIDLPHSMPEEVSDEIVDLIGCDREEIIHASGKAGIGIENILNAICERIPAPVGDPNAPLQALIFDSVFNSYRGIEVLFRIKNGTMRKGDKLRFMATGKEYGADEIGILGLNQEPRPEMLAGNVGYLISGIKEAREVKVGDTITNVANPTKEAIHGFEDVKPMVFAGIYPVETSEYEELRASMEKLQLNDAALVWEPETSAALGFGFRCGFLGMLHMEIVQERLEREFNMTVITTVPSVQFHAVGTKDQLMIVNAPSEMPEPNNMKYIEEPFIKAQIITASEYVGAIITLCMDKRGIIKGQSYLTSERVELNFELPLSEIVFDFFDKLKTISRGYASLDYELIGFRQSDMVKLDIMLNGEKVDALSAIVHRSKSYDWGRRLCEKLRELLPRQMFEIAIQASIGQKIIARETVKALRKNVIAKCYGGDISRKRKLLEKQKEGKKRMRQVGSVEIPQEAFLAVLKID from the coding sequence GTGAAGAACATCCGCAATTTCTGCATCATTGCACACATCGACCACGGCAAGAGCACCCTGGCCGACCGTCTGCTGGAATTTACCAGCACCGTGGCCAAGCGCGATATGCAAGCTCAACTGCTCGACAACATGGACCTGGAGCGGGAGCGGGGCATTACCATCAAGAGCCACGCCATCCAGATGCAGTATCAGTACAAGGGCGAGCAGTACACGCTCAACCTGATTGATACGCCCGGCCACGTCGACTTTAGCTACGAAGTAAGCCGCAGCATCGCCGCTTGCGAAGGCGCCCTGCTCATCGTAGACTCTTCCCAAGGTATTGAGGCTCAGACGATATCGAACCTCTACCTAGCCATCGGCTCCGATCTGACCATCATCCCGGTTCTCAACAAAATTGACCTACCGCACTCCATGCCTGAGGAGGTGTCCGACGAAATCGTGGACCTAATCGGCTGCGACCGGGAGGAAATTATCCATGCTTCGGGTAAAGCAGGTATCGGGATTGAGAACATTCTAAATGCTATCTGTGAGCGAATTCCGGCGCCAGTAGGTGACCCAAATGCGCCGCTGCAAGCCCTCATCTTCGACTCCGTTTTCAACTCGTACCGTGGTATCGAGGTACTGTTCCGTATCAAAAACGGCACCATGCGCAAGGGCGATAAGCTCCGCTTCATGGCGACCGGTAAGGAGTACGGCGCCGACGAAATCGGCATCCTAGGTCTGAATCAGGAGCCCCGCCCCGAAATGTTGGCTGGCAATGTGGGCTACCTTATTTCCGGTATTAAGGAAGCTCGCGAGGTAAAAGTTGGTGACACGATTACGAACGTCGCCAATCCCACGAAAGAAGCTATTCACGGCTTCGAGGACGTGAAGCCAATGGTATTCGCCGGTATCTACCCTGTAGAAACCAGCGAGTACGAAGAGCTGCGCGCCAGCATGGAAAAGCTTCAGCTCAACGACGCAGCCCTAGTGTGGGAACCCGAGACCTCGGCGGCCCTAGGTTTTGGCTTCCGTTGTGGCTTCCTCGGTATGCTGCACATGGAAATCGTGCAGGAGCGCCTTGAGCGGGAGTTCAACATGACGGTGATTACTACGGTGCCGTCTGTGCAGTTCCACGCTGTTGGCACCAAAGATCAGCTCATGATTGTAAACGCCCCGTCGGAAATGCCGGAGCCGAACAACATGAAATACATCGAGGAGCCCTTCATCAAGGCCCAGATCATCACGGCTTCCGAGTACGTAGGCGCCATCATCACGCTGTGTATGGATAAGCGTGGCATCATCAAAGGCCAGAGCTACCTGACCTCTGAGCGGGTGGAACTGAACTTTGAACTGCCACTGTCAGAAATCGTATTCGACTTCTTTGATAAGCTGAAGACCATCAGCCGCGGCTACGCTTCCCTTGACTACGAGCTGATCGGCTTCCGTCAGTCGGACATGGTGAAGCTTGATATCATGCTGAATGGTGAGAAGGTCGATGCGTTGTCGGCCATCGTACACCGTTCTAAGAGCTACGATTGGGGCCGTCGCCTGTGCGAAAAGCTGCGCGAGCTGCTACCCCGTCAGATGTTTGAAATCGCCATTCAGGCCAGTATCGGGCAAAAGATCATCGCCCGCGAAACCGTGAAGGCCCTACGCAAAAACGTAATTGCCAAGTGCTACGGCGGCGACATCTCGCGGAAGCGCAAACTGCTCGAAAAGCAGAAAGAAGGTAAGAAGCGGATGCGCCAAGTGGGCTCCGTGGAAATCCCGCAAGAAGCTTTCCTCGCCGTACTAAAAATCGATTAA